A genomic segment from Luteolibacter ambystomatis encodes:
- the coaBC gene encoding bifunctional phosphopantothenoylcysteine decarboxylase/phosphopantothenate--cysteine ligase CoaBC, with protein sequence MTCTRDREDQTPGVNVLVTAGPTREPIDPVRYLSNRSSGKMGYAIAHAFAHEGHRVLLISGPTSQPIPDHVDYLPVTTAEEMHQAVSRHIARMDIAIFAAAVADYTPAHVEPQKIKKTGARLTLELVRTRDILGSAREPFGFTGTLVGFAAETENLEQNARHKLSSKNCDLIVANDVSQPGTGFDSDRNEVILVYPDRSVALPADDKVHLANHLAEAILELAAGKADR encoded by the coding sequence GTGACTTGCACGCGGGACAGGGAGGACCAAACTCCCGGCGTGAATGTTCTCGTCACCGCCGGCCCGACCCGCGAGCCGATTGATCCGGTCCGCTACCTGAGCAACCGTTCTTCGGGCAAGATGGGCTATGCCATCGCACACGCGTTCGCGCATGAGGGACACCGGGTGCTTCTGATTTCAGGTCCAACTTCCCAGCCCATCCCCGATCATGTGGACTATCTGCCGGTGACGACCGCAGAGGAAATGCATCAGGCGGTTTCGCGTCACATCGCACGAATGGACATCGCGATCTTTGCGGCGGCCGTGGCCGACTACACACCCGCTCATGTGGAACCGCAAAAGATCAAGAAAACAGGTGCCCGTCTTACCTTGGAGCTGGTTCGGACTCGGGACATCCTCGGCTCGGCGCGGGAGCCCTTTGGATTTACCGGAACGCTGGTCGGGTTCGCTGCGGAGACGGAAAACCTCGAACAAAACGCCCGCCACAAGCTGAGCTCGAAAAATTGCGACCTGATCGTTGCCAACGATGTTTCCCAGCCCGGTACCGGCTTCGATTCGGACCGGAACGAAGTCATTCTCGTGTATCCCGATCGCAGCGTGGCATTGCCTGCGGACGACAAAGTCCACCTTGCCAATCACCTCGCCGAAGCCATCCTCGAACTCGCCGCCGGCAAGGCGGATCGCTGA
- a CDS encoding inositol monophosphatase family protein has translation MTDLELAVHAALEAGKLLHSHFGQDAAVDEATHHDIKLALDKQSQDLITGILLGARPDDALYGEEGLAGNQDAARQWIVDPIDGTVNFYYGIPHFCVSIALRVEGEITVGVIHDPMVGETWTAVKGVPPQLNGRAISASPRTELEESILFVGCGKDGDALSIGLERFKKASLRARKMRMMGSAALGMAYIACGRLDGYIESRISLWDIAAGKLIVEGAGGAVDLHPVPGKPDVWSIVATNGRIPIAEIL, from the coding sequence ATGACCGATCTCGAACTCGCCGTCCACGCCGCTCTGGAAGCGGGCAAGCTGCTTCACTCCCACTTCGGCCAGGATGCCGCGGTGGATGAGGCCACCCATCACGATATCAAGCTCGCTCTCGACAAGCAGTCCCAGGATCTCATCACCGGCATCCTGCTCGGTGCGCGTCCGGATGACGCGCTCTATGGCGAGGAGGGCTTGGCGGGGAATCAGGATGCAGCCCGCCAGTGGATTGTCGATCCCATCGATGGCACCGTGAACTTCTACTACGGCATCCCCCATTTCTGCGTCTCCATCGCCCTGCGGGTGGAGGGTGAGATCACCGTCGGCGTCATCCATGATCCCATGGTCGGTGAAACCTGGACTGCGGTGAAAGGTGTGCCGCCCCAGCTCAATGGCAGGGCGATCTCGGCCAGCCCGCGCACGGAGCTGGAGGAGTCCATCCTCTTCGTCGGCTGCGGCAAGGATGGCGACGCCCTGAGCATCGGACTGGAGCGCTTCAAGAAAGCCTCCCTGCGCGCCCGCAAGATGCGCATGATGGGTTCCGCCGCGCTTGGCATGGCTTACATCGCCTGCGGCCGCCTCGATGGCTACATCGAGTCCCGCATTTCCCTGTGGGACATTGCGGCAGGCAAGTTGATCGTCGAAGGGGCCGGTGGAGCGGTGGACCTGCACCCCGTGCCCGGCAAGCCGGACGTGTGGTCGATCGTCGCCACCAACGGCAGGATCCCGATCGCCGAAATTCTCTAA
- the ispF gene encoding 2-C-methyl-D-erythritol 2,4-cyclodiphosphate synthase: protein MVGIGYDVHRFKEGRPLVLGGVTIPHTHGLDGHSDADVLCHALADAVLGALGQPDIGFFFPPGDPTCAGISSLKILEKCRDLAAEAGVSIVNVDATLVAEVPKVLPHREAMRQNIGAALGIAPQRVGIKATTNETMGFVGRREGIAAMAVAQVA from the coding sequence ATGGTTGGCATTGGCTACGACGTTCACCGTTTCAAGGAAGGCCGCCCGCTCGTGCTGGGTGGCGTGACCATTCCACATACCCATGGTCTCGATGGTCATTCCGATGCGGACGTGCTCTGTCACGCATTGGCGGATGCAGTGCTCGGCGCTCTGGGCCAGCCGGACATCGGGTTCTTTTTCCCACCCGGCGATCCGACCTGCGCTGGAATCTCGTCGCTGAAAATTCTGGAGAAATGCCGGGATCTCGCCGCCGAGGCAGGAGTGTCCATCGTCAATGTGGACGCCACCCTCGTGGCGGAAGTTCCGAAAGTGCTGCCTCATCGTGAGGCCATGCGACAGAATATCGGGGCAGCCTTGGGGATCGCGCCCCAGCGGGTCGGCATCAAGGCCACGACGAACGAAACGATGGGCTTCGTCGGCCGCCGGGAAGGCATTGCCGCGATGGCCGTCGCCCAGGTGGCTTGA
- a CDS encoding FKBP-type peptidyl-prolyl cis-trans isomerase, with protein sequence MKNARKLAIGAAGLLLAASSLSLAEPTMPETPKDVAAAPADAEKTASGLVSKVLTKGTGTEHPSAADTVTVHYSGWTTDGKLFDSSVQRGEPTSFPLNGVIKGWTEGVQLMVPGEKRRFWIPANLAYGENPGGGRPGGLLVFDVELISIKQAPKAPKDVAAAPADAEKTASGLATKVTTKGTGKDHPKDIDTVKAHLNLWSSDGTLINSTAEQGEPAEIPLDALRIGGLAEGLKLMVTGEKRTIWIPSKVAFGETPPPGAPAGGLVVEAELIGITQGVEPPPAPADVAAAPADAEKTASGLASKVLTKGTGTDHPKASDTVTVHYSGWTTDGKLFDSSVKRGTPTSFPLTGVIKGWTEGVQLMVPGEKRRFWIPADLAYGESPGAGRPGGLLVFDIELIKIGK encoded by the coding sequence ATGAAAAACGCCCGAAAGCTCGCAATCGGCGCGGCAGGCTTGCTCCTTGCCGCCTCTTCCCTTTCCCTCGCGGAACCGACCATGCCTGAGACTCCCAAAGACGTAGCCGCCGCTCCCGCTGATGCTGAAAAGACCGCCTCCGGTCTTGTTTCGAAAGTCCTGACGAAGGGCACCGGCACCGAGCATCCTTCCGCCGCGGATACCGTGACCGTTCACTATTCCGGCTGGACCACGGACGGCAAGCTGTTCGACAGCTCCGTGCAGCGCGGCGAACCGACCAGTTTCCCGCTCAATGGCGTGATCAAGGGTTGGACCGAAGGTGTGCAGCTCATGGTCCCCGGCGAAAAGCGCCGCTTCTGGATCCCGGCGAATCTCGCCTACGGTGAGAATCCGGGTGGAGGTCGTCCGGGTGGCCTGCTTGTGTTCGATGTCGAATTGATTTCCATCAAGCAGGCTCCCAAGGCTCCGAAGGACGTGGCCGCCGCGCCTGCCGATGCCGAGAAGACCGCTTCCGGCCTCGCCACCAAGGTGACCACCAAAGGCACCGGCAAGGATCACCCGAAGGACATCGATACCGTCAAAGCGCACCTCAATCTCTGGAGCTCGGACGGTACGCTCATCAACAGCACCGCGGAGCAGGGCGAACCGGCGGAAATCCCGCTCGACGCACTCCGCATCGGCGGTCTCGCCGAGGGCCTCAAACTGATGGTGACCGGTGAGAAGCGCACCATCTGGATCCCCTCCAAAGTCGCCTTCGGTGAAACGCCGCCTCCGGGCGCTCCGGCCGGTGGCCTTGTGGTGGAAGCCGAGCTTATCGGCATCACCCAGGGCGTTGAACCGCCACCTGCTCCAGCCGATGTCGCCGCCGCGCCTGCCGATGCCGAAAAGACCGCTTCCGGCCTCGCTTCCAAGGTTCTGACCAAAGGCACCGGCACCGACCACCCGAAGGCTTCGGACACCGTGACCGTCCACTACTCCGGCTGGACTACCGATGGCAAACTTTTCGATAGTTCCGTGAAGCGCGGCACTCCCACCAGCTTCCCGCTCACCGGCGTGATCAAGGGCTGGACCGAGGGAGTGCAGCTCATGGTTCCCGGTGAAAAGCGCCGCTTCTGGATCCCGGCCGATCTCGCCTACGGTGAGAGCCCGGGTGCCGGTCGTCCGGGCGGTCTGCTCGTGTTCGACATCGAGCTGATCAAGATCGGCAAGTGA
- a CDS encoding rhodanese-like domain-containing protein — translation MTGSSLRILALAAAVFSVSCGHKSRPAPQPVTKPAVTAKPAAPAQGRVSVIDMSALFSLQQSGKVLLYDVRPSFVHGFGHLAGAVSWPRGSFDQDYARHEPEIRAALAADKNVVLYCTDAACPDSRAVAARLAEKGFSVSVLEGGYNAWKDAGMPVE, via the coding sequence GTGACCGGATCGTCTCTCCGTATCCTGGCACTCGCTGCGGCGGTGTTTTCGGTGTCGTGCGGCCACAAGAGCCGCCCGGCACCGCAGCCGGTGACCAAGCCGGCTGTCACTGCCAAACCTGCGGCACCCGCCCAAGGGCGCGTCTCGGTCATCGACATGAGCGCGTTGTTCTCGCTCCAGCAGAGCGGGAAGGTGCTGCTCTACGATGTCCGGCCGTCGTTCGTCCATGGCTTCGGTCATCTGGCGGGAGCCGTCAGTTGGCCGCGCGGCTCGTTCGACCAGGACTATGCCCGTCATGAGCCGGAGATCCGCGCCGCATTGGCTGCGGACAAAAATGTGGTGCTGTATTGCACCGATGCCGCCTGTCCGGATTCCCGGGCGGTGGCGGCCCGGCTTGCCGAGAAGGGATTCTCCGTCTCGGTGCTCGAAGGTGGATATAACGCCTGGAAGGACGCCGGCATGCCGGTCGAGTGA
- a CDS encoding pyrimidine/purine nucleoside phosphorylase translates to MSTPSFSNVTVDAKANVYFDGKVVSHTVRFDDGTKKTVGLIYAGEYHFGTGAPERMEIIAGECSVVLDGASETLKVAAGSHFDVAGNSGFTIHVAEGICEYVCSFLEA, encoded by the coding sequence ATGTCCACTCCCTCCTTCTCCAACGTCACCGTCGATGCCAAGGCCAACGTCTATTTCGACGGCAAGGTGGTTTCGCACACCGTCCGCTTCGATGACGGCACCAAGAAGACTGTCGGTCTGATCTACGCGGGTGAATACCACTTCGGCACCGGCGCTCCGGAGCGTATGGAGATCATCGCGGGTGAGTGCTCGGTGGTGTTGGATGGCGCTTCCGAGACGCTGAAAGTGGCCGCGGGTTCCCACTTCGATGTCGCCGGCAACAGTGGTTTCACGATCCACGTTGCAGAAGGCATTTGCGAATACGTGTGTTCGTTCCTGGAGGCGTGA
- a CDS encoding DUF2459 domain-containing protein, producing MTAAWALPLCVAAALSSCIRIPVSTDLKKVRVAAVIPAASKVEAKGAATSKDPDVMVWMIADNLHTGMVFPYDWLLESGFRPPADFPKAKYVTMSWGNREAYLKKAWLTPWQAVRALCWPSPSVMEIIPFDYNVVDVCHYQHVWRKLVPRDRGPAVASFLNGCVSHHPDGTPIVLGTSSWGKGVVVESPWKYNIPRVCNIWTVQVMEACGCEVHPWGAMTENGVVKQAEKPRNGFQKIWDAYDKQDAKE from the coding sequence ATGACCGCCGCTTGGGCGCTGCCGCTCTGTGTGGCCGCCGCTCTCAGTTCCTGCATCCGTATTCCCGTCTCCACGGATCTGAAAAAAGTGCGGGTGGCGGCGGTGATTCCGGCCGCTTCCAAGGTGGAAGCGAAGGGAGCTGCGACTTCGAAAGATCCGGATGTGATGGTCTGGATGATCGCGGACAATCTTCATACGGGCATGGTCTTTCCGTATGACTGGCTGCTTGAGAGCGGCTTCCGTCCGCCCGCGGATTTCCCCAAGGCCAAGTATGTGACCATGAGCTGGGGCAATCGCGAGGCCTATCTCAAGAAAGCCTGGCTGACTCCATGGCAGGCCGTCCGCGCGCTGTGTTGGCCCTCGCCCTCGGTGATGGAGATCATTCCCTTCGACTACAATGTGGTCGATGTCTGCCACTACCAGCACGTCTGGAGGAAACTGGTGCCGCGGGATCGTGGCCCGGCCGTTGCCTCCTTCCTGAATGGCTGCGTGAGCCATCATCCGGATGGCACGCCGATCGTGCTCGGCACCTCCAGTTGGGGCAAGGGTGTGGTCGTCGAGTCTCCGTGGAAGTACAACATTCCGCGCGTGTGCAACATCTGGACGGTTCAGGTGATGGAAGCGTGCGGCTGCGAGGTACATCCGTGGGGCGCGATGACCGAGAACGGCGTCGTGAAGCAGGCGGAAAAGCCGCGCAATGGCTTCCAGAAGATCTGGGATGCCTACGACAAGCAGGACGCGAAGGAGTGA
- a CDS encoding 3-dehydroquinate synthase → MSRHDFQIPLVFKHRIVFTRDAFSPGNPALEEVLREGGGRRVLAVIEANVAKAWPSLAADMQSYLDATGLDVRGVDVLPGGETVKKDDALVRRVWELIDSGHIDRHSYLIVVGGGAFLDAVGYAAATAHRGVRLVRFPTTTLSQDDSGVGVKCAINHFGKKNWVGAFAVPFAVVNDFAFLHSQDEETRRAGLIEAVKVSLVKDAAFFDWIEEHAEALAALEPSVLETCVERSALLHARHIAEGGDPFECGSSRPLDFGHWAAHKLEALSGYQLDHARAVSIGMSLDTLYSAKKGLLASEAAERVLRVVELLRLPLYHTAMDLRGPGGKRRVFDGLEEFREHLGGRLTVLLLTAPGKGTDAHEMDETVLEACMVELEERCAARH, encoded by the coding sequence ATGTCCCGTCACGATTTCCAAATCCCTCTCGTTTTCAAGCACCGCATCGTTTTCACACGTGATGCGTTTTCGCCTGGCAATCCGGCGCTCGAGGAGGTGTTGCGGGAAGGCGGCGGCCGCCGCGTGCTGGCAGTAATCGAAGCCAATGTCGCAAAAGCGTGGCCGTCCCTTGCAGCGGACATGCAGAGCTATCTGGATGCCACCGGGCTCGATGTTCGTGGTGTGGATGTGCTGCCCGGCGGTGAGACGGTCAAAAAGGATGATGCGCTGGTACGCCGCGTATGGGAACTCATCGACTCCGGCCACATCGACCGGCACTCGTATCTTATCGTCGTCGGAGGTGGAGCTTTCCTCGATGCGGTCGGCTACGCCGCCGCCACCGCTCATCGTGGCGTGAGACTCGTGCGCTTCCCCACCACCACGCTTTCGCAGGATGACAGCGGCGTGGGCGTGAAATGCGCCATCAATCATTTCGGGAAGAAGAACTGGGTGGGGGCATTTGCCGTGCCCTTCGCGGTGGTGAACGACTTCGCCTTCCTGCACTCGCAGGATGAGGAGACCCGCCGCGCCGGTTTGATCGAGGCGGTGAAGGTTTCATTGGTGAAAGATGCCGCGTTCTTCGATTGGATCGAGGAACACGCCGAAGCCTTGGCGGCTTTGGAACCTTCCGTGCTGGAGACCTGTGTCGAGCGCTCCGCCCTGCTCCACGCACGCCACATCGCGGAGGGCGGAGATCCATTTGAATGCGGTAGCAGCCGTCCGTTGGATTTCGGCCACTGGGCCGCGCACAAACTGGAGGCCCTCAGCGGCTATCAACTCGACCACGCGCGCGCGGTGTCGATCGGCATGTCATTGGACACGCTCTACTCGGCGAAGAAAGGATTGCTCGCGTCCGAAGCGGCGGAACGCGTGCTGCGCGTGGTGGAACTACTACGCCTGCCGTTGTATCACACGGCGATGGACCTCCGCGGCCCGGGTGGAAAGCGCCGCGTCTTCGACGGACTGGAGGAATTCCGCGAGCACCTCGGCGGGCGCCTCACCGTCCTCCTGCTCACCGCTCCCGGCAAGGGCACGGATGCCCATGAGATGGACGAAACCGTGCTGGAAGCCTGCATGGTGGAGCTTGAGGAGCGCTGCGCCGCACGGCATTGA
- a CDS encoding NUDIX hydrolase, with protein MSTPETLFTTRWLGVYRIGKWDFVRRPQTDSCVGILAETAEGEIVLIEQFRIPVQATVIEIPAGLVGDEEEFAGEDLAETARRELLEETGYDAASVKLLVRTPTSAGMTSEFTHLYHATGLVRRHDGGGVAGEDIKVHLVPRAEIRTWLKAKEAEGFVLDFKIHAALWLAGL; from the coding sequence ATGAGCACTCCCGAGACTCTTTTCACCACCCGCTGGCTGGGCGTCTACCGCATCGGAAAGTGGGATTTCGTGCGCCGTCCGCAGACGGATTCGTGCGTCGGCATCCTGGCGGAAACCGCGGAGGGGGAGATCGTTTTGATCGAGCAATTCCGTATTCCGGTGCAGGCCACGGTGATCGAGATTCCGGCGGGACTCGTTGGGGATGAGGAAGAATTCGCCGGAGAAGACCTTGCCGAGACAGCTCGCCGCGAGCTGCTGGAAGAGACCGGATACGACGCCGCGTCCGTGAAGTTGCTCGTCCGCACGCCGACATCCGCGGGAATGACTTCGGAATTCACGCACTTGTATCACGCCACCGGCCTCGTGAGGCGTCACGATGGCGGGGGAGTGGCGGGAGAGGACATCAAGGTGCATCTGGTGCCGCGTGCGGAGATCCGCACCTGGCTGAAGGCGAAGGAGGCGGAGGGTTTCGTGCTGGATTTCAAGATCCACGCCGCGCTTTGGCTGGCCGGTTTGTAA
- a CDS encoding sugar phosphate isomerase/epimerase family protein, producing the protein MFRRRFIQTTCLATAAMAHSLRAAEPAAPRIRIALKCGMASFGKNLEEKFRILKEIGYDGVELDSPGGQDKAEALVASKATGLPIHGVVDSIHWTVRCSDPSEDVREKALEGLLTAIRESHAVGGSAVLLVPGVMDDKATHDEAVERSIPVIKRALPLAAELGIRVLIENVWNKMFYDEKGGDAQGAERLAAYIDRFDSPWVGSYFDIGNHRKFGKPEEWIRTLGKRIVKLDGKDWSREKGWVDLGEGDVDWPAVRASLASIGYTGWATAEVKGGDRDRCAKVLDGMRRCLLGA; encoded by the coding sequence ATGTTCCGCCGCCGCTTTATCCAGACCACCTGCCTGGCCACCGCCGCCATGGCCCATTCGTTGCGGGCTGCCGAGCCCGCTGCTCCGCGCATTCGCATCGCCCTGAAGTGTGGCATGGCCTCCTTCGGAAAGAACCTGGAGGAGAAATTCCGGATACTGAAGGAGATCGGCTACGATGGCGTGGAGCTGGATTCGCCCGGCGGTCAGGACAAAGCCGAGGCGCTCGTCGCATCGAAGGCCACCGGGCTGCCCATCCACGGCGTGGTGGATTCGATCCACTGGACCGTCCGTTGCTCCGATCCTTCCGAGGACGTCCGGGAAAAGGCGTTGGAAGGCCTGCTCACCGCGATCCGTGAATCCCATGCCGTCGGAGGTTCCGCCGTATTGCTGGTACCCGGTGTGATGGATGACAAGGCGACCCATGATGAAGCGGTGGAGCGCAGCATTCCGGTGATCAAGCGTGCCCTGCCGCTGGCCGCCGAACTGGGTATCCGCGTGCTGATCGAGAACGTCTGGAACAAGATGTTCTACGATGAAAAGGGCGGGGATGCACAGGGGGCGGAGCGGCTTGCTGCCTATATCGACCGGTTCGACTCGCCATGGGTGGGCTCGTATTTCGACATCGGCAACCACCGGAAGTTCGGCAAGCCGGAGGAATGGATTCGCACGCTGGGCAAGCGGATCGTGAAGCTCGATGGCAAGGATTGGAGCCGCGAGAAGGGCTGGGTGGATCTTGGAGAAGGCGATGTCGATTGGCCGGCCGTGAGGGCTTCGCTCGCAAGCATCGGCTACACCGGCTGGGCGACCGCCGAGGTGAAAGGCGGCGACCGGGACCGTTGCGCGAAGGTGCTGGATGGCATGCGGCGTTGCTTGCTCGGCGCGTGA
- a CDS encoding tRNA threonylcarbamoyladenosine dehydratase, whose amino-acid sequence MSDDDYPLRFGGIGRLYGMAALDRFRAARVAVIGIGGVGSWTVEALARSGIGHLTLVDLDEICVTNVNRQLHAMDGQVGRQKTEAMAERVRAISPTCDVQVLPTFFGEKNAAEILSQGFDYVVDAIDTVRQKSLLLAECKQRGIPVVTCGAAGGRRDPSRIRVADVAHTIHDALLMQVRKQLRSKHGFPKASTGKKAKRFGIEAVFTEEAAVFPQCDGSVSTDKPDGTNLRLSCESGYGTAAPVTATFGLIAASRVLEGLAK is encoded by the coding sequence GTGTCCGATGACGATTATCCACTCCGCTTCGGCGGGATTGGTCGCCTCTATGGTATGGCCGCGCTGGACCGTTTCCGCGCCGCCCGTGTGGCGGTGATCGGGATCGGTGGAGTGGGGTCATGGACTGTGGAGGCCTTGGCGCGCTCCGGCATCGGCCATCTCACGCTGGTGGATCTCGATGAGATCTGCGTGACCAACGTGAATCGCCAGCTCCATGCGATGGATGGGCAGGTGGGTCGGCAGAAGACCGAGGCCATGGCTGAGCGCGTGCGGGCGATTTCGCCCACCTGTGATGTGCAGGTGCTGCCGACCTTTTTCGGCGAGAAGAACGCGGCGGAGATCCTTTCCCAAGGCTTCGACTACGTCGTCGATGCGATCGACACCGTGCGGCAGAAATCGCTGCTGCTTGCCGAGTGCAAACAGCGTGGCATTCCGGTGGTGACCTGTGGTGCGGCGGGTGGCCGGCGCGATCCCTCGCGCATCCGGGTGGCGGACGTGGCCCATACCATTCATGATGCCCTACTGATGCAGGTGCGGAAGCAGCTCCGCTCGAAGCATGGTTTCCCCAAGGCCTCCACCGGCAAGAAGGCGAAGAGGTTCGGCATCGAGGCGGTATTCACCGAGGAGGCAGCCGTGTTTCCGCAGTGCGATGGCAGTGTGTCCACGGACAAACCGGACGGAACGAACCTGCGCCTGAGCTGCGAGAGCGGCTACGGCACCGCCGCGCCGGTGACCGCGACCTTCGGCCTCATCGCCGCCAGCCGCGTGCTGGAGGGATTGGCAAAGTGA
- the ykgO gene encoding type B 50S ribosomal protein L36, with translation MKVLSSLASMKRRHADCQVVRRKGTLYVICKTNPKFKARQGATKGTRLSKKGVK, from the coding sequence ATGAAAGTCCTCTCCTCGCTCGCCTCGATGAAGCGCCGCCACGCCGACTGCCAAGTCGTCCGCCGCAAGGGCACGCTCTACGTCATCTGCAAGACGAACCCGAAGTTCAAGGCCCGCCAGGGTGCGACCAAGGGCACCCGCCTTTCCAAGAAGGGCGTGAAGTAA
- the ruvB gene encoding Holliday junction branch migration DNA helicase RuvB — protein MAETFYQKTTTAPASSFDVSLRPPAFSEFIGQEKVKERLLLMIEAAKQRGDVLDHVLLSGPPGLGKTTLANLIARAAGSQLHTTSGPQIEKAGDLAGVLTNLQKGDVLFIDEIHRLHPAIEEYLYPAMEDYRLDIIIDSGPSARSIQLNLPKFTLVGATTRSGMLTAPLRSRFGLVNRLDYYSLEDLAKIIERSAGLLDIAIEPAGAREIGSRARGTPRVANALLRWVRDYAQVKGDGVITGPIADAALAMIEIDSDGLDEMDKRILEAMIYKFGGNPVGLNSLAVAVGEDAATLEEVHEPFLIMQGFIQRTPRGRLALPAAYGKIGAPMPPPPARPEDPQGSLF, from the coding sequence ATGGCCGAGACCTTTTACCAGAAAACCACCACCGCTCCGGCCTCGTCCTTCGATGTCTCGCTGCGGCCACCGGCGTTTTCCGAGTTCATCGGCCAGGAGAAGGTGAAGGAGCGCCTGCTGCTCATGATCGAGGCGGCGAAGCAGCGCGGTGATGTGCTCGACCACGTCCTGCTCTCCGGCCCGCCCGGCCTCGGCAAAACCACTCTCGCGAACCTGATCGCCCGGGCCGCAGGCTCCCAGCTCCATACCACCTCCGGCCCCCAAATCGAGAAGGCGGGGGATCTCGCCGGGGTGCTGACGAATCTCCAGAAGGGGGACGTCCTGTTCATTGACGAAATCCACCGCCTCCACCCGGCCATCGAGGAATACCTCTACCCGGCGATGGAGGACTACCGGCTGGACATCATCATCGACTCCGGCCCGTCCGCGCGTTCGATCCAGCTCAATTTGCCGAAGTTCACCCTCGTTGGCGCCACCACCCGCTCCGGCATGCTCACCGCGCCGCTGCGCTCCCGCTTCGGCCTGGTGAACCGGCTCGACTACTACTCGCTGGAGGATCTGGCGAAGATCATCGAGCGTTCCGCCGGACTGTTGGACATCGCCATCGAGCCCGCCGGGGCCCGGGAGATCGGCAGCCGCGCCCGTGGCACACCGCGTGTGGCGAATGCGCTGCTGCGCTGGGTGCGCGACTACGCCCAAGTGAAGGGCGACGGCGTCATCACCGGCCCGATCGCGGATGCCGCGCTGGCCATGATTGAGATCGACTCGGACGGCCTCGATGAAATGGACAAACGCATCCTTGAGGCGATGATCTACAAGTTCGGCGGCAATCCGGTCGGCCTGAATTCGCTGGCGGTGGCCGTTGGCGAGGACGCGGCAACACTGGAGGAAGTGCACGAACCATTCCTCATCATGCAGGGCTTCATCCAACGCACCCCGCGAGGCCGCTTGGCCTTGCCTGCGGCTTATGGCAAGATCGGCGCTCCGATGCCGCCTCCGCCGGCGCGCCCCGAAGACCCACAGGGTTCCTTGTTCTGA
- a CDS encoding Fur family transcriptional regulator, translated as MAHHHHHHSKPATVTVQDFIDRCREAGLRRTKALEELIATLLESGRPMTLAELAASERLASQCDKATVFRLLQRLTEKGFVRRLGLHERAAYFTLLVPGRHQDYLICTECGTIEPVKAPCPVHELEEEIRVKTGYKNLYHELEFFGVCPKCA; from the coding sequence ATGGCCCATCACCACCATCACCACTCCAAACCCGCCACCGTCACGGTCCAGGATTTCATCGACCGCTGCCGGGAAGCCGGACTGCGCCGGACGAAGGCGCTGGAGGAGTTGATCGCCACGCTGTTGGAAAGCGGTCGCCCGATGACCCTGGCGGAGTTGGCGGCATCCGAACGCCTCGCCAGCCAGTGCGACAAGGCCACCGTTTTCCGGTTGCTCCAGCGGCTTACGGAAAAGGGATTCGTGCGGCGGCTGGGCCTGCATGAGCGTGCGGCGTATTTCACGCTGCTCGTGCCGGGGAGGCATCAGGATTACCTCATCTGTACGGAGTGTGGCACCATCGAGCCGGTGAAGGCTCCTTGTCCGGTGCATGAGCTCGAAGAAGAGATCCGCGTGAAGACGGGCTACAAGAACCTCTATCACGAGCTGGAGTTCTTCGGCGTGTGTCCGAAGTGCGCGTAA